A section of the Methanosarcina mazei S-6 genome encodes:
- the thiE gene encoding thiamine phosphate synthase gives MEKKNCNPKETSSQKASDKNHLTLKNSLLKDIDFYLVTDSGLSKKGTLSDVKESVEAGCKIVQYREKCKSTGEMIDEAAEIKKICSGRAIFLINDRIDVALVVDADGVHIGQDDMPIETARKILGANKIIGLTVHNADEAIEAEKSGADYVGLGSIFDTFTKKDAGKGIGPASIREVRNAIKISVVAIGGINKENCRSVIENGADSLVAISAVVCSDDVKKETREFIDIIREIKGTGSSK, from the coding sequence ATGGAAAAGAAAAACTGCAACCCGAAGGAAACTTCCAGTCAAAAAGCCTCAGATAAGAATCACCTGACCTTGAAAAATTCTCTTTTAAAAGATATCGATTTTTATCTTGTGACAGACTCCGGGCTCTCAAAAAAAGGGACTCTGTCCGATGTAAAGGAGTCAGTTGAAGCAGGCTGCAAAATTGTCCAGTACCGGGAGAAATGCAAGAGCACAGGAGAGATGATCGACGAAGCAGCTGAAATCAAGAAAATTTGTAGCGGCAGAGCAATTTTTCTTATAAACGACAGAATCGATGTCGCTCTGGTAGTCGATGCGGACGGAGTCCATATAGGCCAGGACGACATGCCAATTGAAACTGCAAGAAAGATCCTGGGCGCAAATAAGATAATCGGTCTCACAGTGCACAACGCCGATGAAGCGATCGAAGCAGAAAAAAGCGGTGCGGATTATGTAGGTCTTGGCTCCATATTCGATACTTTTACGAAGAAAGATGCAGGAAAGGGGATCGGACCTGCCAGCATAAGGGAAGTCAGAAACGCAATAAAAATTTCCGTGGTTGCCATCGGTGGAATTAATAAAGAGAATTGCAGAAGCGTTATTGAAAATGGGGCTGACAGCCTTGTTGCAATCTCTGCGGTCGTTTGCAGCGACGATGTAAAAAAAGAAACCAGAGAGTTCATTGACATTATTCGGGAAATAAAAGGCACTGGCAGCAGTAAATAA